The sequence below is a genomic window from Tenacibaculum tangerinum.
GGCATTTACCACTGCTTCACGAGTTGCTAATTCTGTTTTTTCCTTCGCCTGTTCAGAAATTTTCAAATAGGTTTTTGCAGACTGTAATCCTACCAAATACGAACCGTCAAAAAGCAATTGTGTTAAGGTTACCGATGCATTCATCGTTTGTTCAGGAACGAATCTTACGGGAGTAAATGTTCCAGGTTCTCCTCCTGTAAATTCGGCAGGTAAAAATGAAACTTGCTGTTTCAGCCAATTTTGATAATCAACCTTTCCATTGATTTGCGGTAATCCTATCGTCGTAGTCTCCCATTTTTTCTTTTTTGCTGCTTCTATGTCGTTTAAAGATACCTTGTTGTCGTAACTGTTTTTTATTGCATATTCAATTGCTTCTTGCATTGATAAACTCATTTCTTTTTCTTGAGCAATGATGTACCCCGTAAAAAAGAGCACAAATACACTGTACATGTACTTCCTCATTATTTTTTAATTTTGATTTATGTTTTGTAATTGTTTTTCTAACTCTTCCAATCCTGCTGCTGTTGCTATTGCTCGAATATGATATTCTAAAATCTCATATTCTATTTGCATTACTTCTTGCATATCGTTACTATACAACTCACTTTCAAATACTCCAAAAACAAGTGTAAAGTAAAAACTTACTAAAAGCTCTTTCTTAATATTTGACCTGTACAAACCTTCCACTATCCCTTTATTCAAGTTATCCATGTTATAATCTCTGAACATACATACTTCTCTTTCTACTAATTTTTTATAGGTTTCTGGATAGTATTTTTTTAGTTGATACATCGGCGAGGTTTTGGCATTTTTAAACATTTCTTTAAAAATTGCTTTTACTGCAAATTCTTCTTCTACCGCATTGTAATTTTTATTTTTAACCTTATTAATTTCTTCACTAATAGAGTTATGAACCGCTTCTGTACTGGCATCGACCAAAGCCGATTTGTTTGAAAAGTACTTGTATACTGTTTTTTTAGACATGCCTAGTTCTTTTGCAATATCGTCCATCGTTGTGCTCTTAAACCCTAAGGTTAAAAATAGTTCTCCTGCTTTATGAATTATTTTATCTCTCATAATTGCTTACAAATGTACAATAGGAAACTTTAGAAACAAAAAAAGTTTCCTAAGTTTTAACCTTTTTTTAATGTTCTATTATAATTTAATTTTATGTTTACCGTATTTTTACAAAAATTTTCAGATTTGGACATATTATCATATCAATCAGACTTTTTAACGTATTTACAATCTCAAAAGATTTCTAGAGAGCCTAAAAACTTATACGAACCTATTGAATACATACTACAATTAGGAGGCAAAAGAATTCGACCCATACTAACATTAATCGCTGCAGATATTTTTTCAAACGATTATGAAAAAGCACTCCCTGCCGCATTGTCTGTAGAGGTTTTCCATAATTTTACACTGGTGCACGATGACATTATGGACGATGCTCCTTTAAGGAGAGGTAAGAAAACAGTACATGAGAAATGGGACATCAATACAGGGATATTGTCGGGTGATGCGATGTTGATTTTAGCGTATCAATACTTTGAAAATTATGAACCTGCTATTTTTCAAAAGCTGGCTCAGCTATTCAGTAAAACTGCTTTAGAAGTTTGTGATGGTCAGCAATTAGATGTAGATTTTGAAACCAGAAATGATGTAACGATTGAAGAATATATTCAAATGATTACCTTAAAAACATCTGTTTTGGTGGCTGCTGCTTTAAAAATGGGGGCAATCGTTGCGAACGCTGATGAAGAACAAGCAGACCATTTGTATAATTATGGATTGAACTTAGGAATTGCCTTCCAGTTACAGGATGATTACTTAGATACCTTTGGCGATCCCGAATCTTTTGGCAAACAAGTGGGTGGTGATATTATTGAAAACAAAAAAACATATTTGTATTTGAAAGCTTTAGAGGTAGCAGATGAAAGTGATAAAGAAAAATTAGTACATCTTTATAGTGAAAAACAAAAAAATAATACAGATAAAGTAACGACTGTTTCTACCATTTTTAAAGCAAACAACATCCCAGAAGAAACACAGAAACTCATTGAGTACTACACCAATAAGTCATTTGAAAGTATCGAACACCTTACTATTGACGATGCTCATAAGCACGGCTTACGTGTTTTCGGTGAAAATTTAATGAATAGAAAAGTGTAAAAAAATAGCGTATTATTTAAAAAAAATTTTATTTTTGCAATCCAAATTTAACGGGTCCTATAGCTCAGTTGGTTAGAGCACCTGACTCATAATCAGGGGGTCCATGGTTCGAGCCCATGTGGGACCACCTTTAAATTCAAGCACTT
It includes:
- a CDS encoding TetR/AcrR family transcriptional regulator translates to MRDKIIHKAGELFLTLGFKSTTMDDIAKELGMSKKTVYKYFSNKSALVDASTEAVHNSISEEINKVKNKNYNAVEEEFAVKAIFKEMFKNAKTSPMYQLKKYYPETYKKLVEREVCMFRDYNMDNLNKGIVEGLYRSNIKKELLVSFYFTLVFGVFESELYSNDMQEVMQIEYEILEYHIRAIATAAGLEELEKQLQNINQN
- a CDS encoding polyprenyl synthetase family protein — protein: MDILSYQSDFLTYLQSQKISREPKNLYEPIEYILQLGGKRIRPILTLIAADIFSNDYEKALPAALSVEVFHNFTLVHDDIMDDAPLRRGKKTVHEKWDINTGILSGDAMLILAYQYFENYEPAIFQKLAQLFSKTALEVCDGQQLDVDFETRNDVTIEEYIQMITLKTSVLVAAALKMGAIVANADEEQADHLYNYGLNLGIAFQLQDDYLDTFGDPESFGKQVGGDIIENKKTYLYLKALEVADESDKEKLVHLYSEKQKNNTDKVTTVSTIFKANNIPEETQKLIEYYTNKSFESIEHLTIDDAHKHGLRVFGENLMNRKV